The following are encoded in a window of Geobacter metallireducens GS-15 genomic DNA:
- a CDS encoding hydrogenase iron-sulfur subunit, whose translation MHVKPNHTFEPKIVAFVCTWCTYAGADLAGTARLQYPANTRVVKFPCTGRIDPVFILRAFQKGADGVLVSGCHPGDCHYMAGNFHARRRFAAFRALLDFIGVDLQRLQFSWVSAAEGGKWVEVATELTERVRALGPMREFKELEAQEQWSGAIDSPELQEAYEAVGNI comes from the coding sequence ATGCATGTAAAACCAAACCACACATTCGAACCGAAGATCGTCGCCTTTGTCTGCACCTGGTGCACCTACGCCGGGGCGGACCTGGCGGGGACCGCGCGCCTGCAGTACCCGGCCAACACCCGGGTGGTGAAGTTCCCCTGCACCGGGCGGATCGACCCGGTCTTTATCCTGCGGGCCTTCCAGAAGGGGGCCGACGGGGTGCTGGTCTCCGGGTGCCACCCCGGGGACTGCCACTACATGGCGGGCAACTTCCACGCCCGACGCCGCTTTGCCGCCTTCCGGGCGCTTCTGGACTTCATCGGGGTGGACCTGCAGCGGCTCCAGTTCTCCTGGGTCTCCGCCGCCGAGGGGGGCAAATGGGTCGAGGTGGCCACGGAGCTCACCGAACGGGTCCGGGCACTGGGGCCGATGCGGGAGTTCAAGGAACTGGAGGCGCAGGAGCAGTGGTCCGGAGCAATAGACTCTCCGGAGCTGCAGGAAGCGTACGAGGCGGTGGGGAACATCTGA
- a CDS encoding 4Fe-4S dicluster domain-containing protein, with amino-acid sequence MNTTAQQLDTTAIAPAVYATITDAICREAEKALESGAVAAVVGWQAGRRQGTAMPAIVTTPADTDKLIFSPACVNNLALYLSKAKKEIRARGKIAIVVKGCDLKALVGLMGENQLKRADIHVIGVVCPGVRGTSEPLAKKCRECTVHTPEGADVTVGTLPELPHFTPAESEELARLEAMTPAERWSFWKEHFARCIRCYACRQVCPFCYCEQCLCDRNRPQAVETTPRPAGNMAWHIVRAMHLAGRCAGCAECERACPMDIPLNLLNRKMAKELKELYGHEAGFEVKEKGPLAEYRENDDQSFIK; translated from the coding sequence ATGAACACTACGGCTCAACAACTCGATACCACCGCCATCGCCCCTGCGGTCTACGCGACCATTACCGACGCCATCTGCCGGGAAGCTGAGAAAGCCCTGGAGAGCGGCGCCGTGGCCGCCGTGGTGGGGTGGCAGGCGGGGCGAAGGCAAGGCACCGCCATGCCGGCCATCGTCACCACCCCGGCAGATACGGACAAGCTCATCTTTTCCCCGGCCTGCGTCAACAACCTGGCCCTCTACCTCTCCAAAGCCAAGAAGGAGATCCGGGCCAGGGGGAAGATCGCCATCGTGGTCAAGGGATGCGACCTCAAGGCGCTTGTGGGACTCATGGGAGAGAACCAGCTGAAACGGGCGGATATCCACGTGATCGGCGTGGTCTGCCCCGGGGTGCGAGGGACAAGCGAACCCCTCGCGAAGAAGTGCCGGGAGTGCACGGTGCACACCCCGGAAGGGGCCGATGTCACCGTGGGGACGCTCCCCGAGTTGCCGCACTTCACGCCGGCCGAGAGCGAGGAACTGGCCCGGCTTGAGGCCATGACCCCGGCGGAGCGCTGGAGCTTCTGGAAGGAACACTTCGCCCGTTGCATCCGCTGCTACGCCTGCCGCCAGGTCTGCCCCTTCTGCTACTGCGAGCAGTGCCTCTGCGACCGCAACCGCCCCCAGGCGGTGGAGACCACGCCGCGGCCGGCCGGCAACATGGCCTGGCACATCGTACGGGCCATGCACCTGGCGGGGCGCTGCGCCGGGTGTGCCGAGTGCGAGCGGGCCTGCCCCATGGACATCCCCTTGAATCTCCTGAACCGCAAGATGGCCAAGGAGTTGAAGGAGCTCTACGGCCACGAGGCGGGGTTCGAGGTGAAGGAGAAGGGTCCCCTGGCGGAGTACCGGGAAAACGACGACCAGAGTTTTATAAAATAA
- a CDS encoding IS110-like element ISGme8 family transposase, giving the protein MEPNDAVVGVDVSKEHLDVYLMPTGDQKRVTNDDAGCAELTTWLITNAPCRIVLEATGGLEMLAVSTLSAAGLPVVVVNPRQVRNFAKACGLLAKTDILDAKIIARFAQAIKPEIRPLKDETSQNLAALLARRRQLVEMLVAEKNRVISAAPTVRKGIMTHIAWLTQQIDDVDKDISTLIQSSESWKAKEEILTSVKGIGPVTAATILAALPELGTISRQQLGALVGVCPYNRDSGKFRGKRAISGGRATVRSVLYMATLCAARFNPVIKAFYQRLTSAGKLHKVAITACMRKLLTILNAMVKNNQKWDHSKFTPLLH; this is encoded by the coding sequence ATGGAACCCAATGATGCAGTTGTTGGAGTCGACGTTAGTAAAGAGCATCTTGATGTCTACCTCATGCCAACTGGTGACCAGAAAAGGGTGACTAACGATGATGCCGGTTGTGCTGAGCTGACGACGTGGCTCATTACGAACGCCCCTTGTCGGATTGTTCTCGAAGCCACCGGCGGCTTGGAGATGCTAGCTGTCAGCACCTTATCAGCAGCGGGTCTGCCAGTGGTCGTGGTTAATCCTCGGCAGGTCAGAAACTTTGCCAAAGCATGCGGGCTGCTGGCGAAGACCGATATTCTTGATGCCAAGATCATTGCCCGATTTGCCCAAGCCATCAAGCCTGAAATCAGGCCGCTCAAGGACGAGACAAGCCAAAATCTAGCAGCACTGCTGGCCCGCCGCCGGCAGTTGGTCGAGATGCTTGTGGCGGAAAAAAATCGCGTGATTTCCGCTGCACCTACGGTCCGCAAAGGCATCATGACCCATATTGCCTGGCTGACACAGCAGATCGATGACGTTGATAAAGACATCTCAACTCTTATTCAGTCCAGCGAATCCTGGAAGGCAAAAGAAGAAATCCTTACCAGTGTCAAGGGCATCGGCCCTGTGACTGCGGCCACCATACTGGCAGCACTTCCGGAGTTGGGGACCATTTCCCGACAGCAGCTTGGCGCTCTGGTCGGAGTATGCCCCTATAATCGGGACAGTGGCAAATTCCGTGGAAAGCGCGCAATCTCCGGTGGCAGAGCAACCGTGCGTTCTGTCCTGTACATGGCAACATTGTGTGCCGCCAGGTTTAACCCGGTTATAAAAGCCTTCTATCAACGCCTTACAAGCGCCGGAAAACTTCACAAAGTCGCGATCACCGCTTGCATGCGAAAACTACTCACCATCCTCAATGCCATGGTGAAAAACAACCAGAAGTGGGATCACTCGAAATTCACTCCACTTCTGCACTAA
- a CDS encoding CoB--CoM heterodisulfide reductase iron-sulfur subunit A family protein produces MSRIGVFVCHCGENISRTVDVERVAAEAARLPGVAYATDYKYMCSDPGQNLLKNAVTEHRLDGIVVAACSPRMHEKTFRNAAKSAGLNPFLCEMANIREHCSWVHEDRDEATAKASDIVAMMVARVKKDKRLVPITVPVTKRSLVIGGGIAGIQAALDIADAGHQVVLVEREPSIGGHMAQLSETFPTLDCSQCIMTPKMVDVANHPNITLHTYSEIEAVDGYIGNFQITVRKKARSVIEEKCTGCGVCSAKCPQKKIPNTFDKNLGTRPAIYVPFPQAVPNTPVIDRANCTWFKTGKCGVCQKVCGPGAINYEQEDQLIVEPVGAIVVATGFELYSITEKPKGSPIKGYGEFGHGTIPDVIDGLTFERLASASGPTGGKILRPSDGKEPKQVVFVQCVGSRAREKGISYCSKICCMYTAKHTMLYKHKIHDGQAYVFFMDARTPGKSYDEFWRRAVEEEEAVYIRGMVSRLYQKGDKVVVMGSDISVGVQVEIEADLVVLATAVQPRAGADTLAQKLGISYDSYHFYSEAHAKLKPVECATAGIYLAGACQGPKDIPDTVSQASAAAAKVMTLFAKDELEREPIVAKVNEKNCVACLYCKKVCPYGAVEEKEIRDRQGNLIRVVAYVNPGVCGGCGTCQASCPSKSVELDGYTDEQIMAMIEAL; encoded by the coding sequence ATGTCCCGAATCGGCGTATTCGTCTGCCATTGCGGCGAGAACATATCAAGGACCGTTGACGTGGAACGGGTAGCTGCCGAGGCCGCGCGGCTTCCCGGCGTTGCCTATGCCACCGACTACAAGTACATGTGCTCCGACCCGGGCCAGAATCTCCTGAAAAACGCCGTGACCGAGCACCGGCTCGACGGGATCGTCGTGGCGGCCTGCAGTCCCCGGATGCACGAGAAAACCTTCCGCAATGCCGCGAAGAGCGCGGGGCTGAACCCCTTCCTCTGCGAGATGGCAAACATCCGGGAGCACTGCTCCTGGGTCCACGAGGACAGAGACGAAGCCACCGCCAAGGCCAGCGACATCGTCGCCATGATGGTCGCCCGGGTAAAGAAGGACAAGAGGCTCGTCCCGATCACCGTGCCGGTCACCAAGCGTTCCCTTGTGATCGGCGGCGGCATCGCCGGCATCCAGGCGGCCCTGGATATCGCCGACGCCGGCCACCAGGTGGTGCTCGTGGAGCGGGAGCCCTCCATCGGCGGGCACATGGCGCAACTCTCCGAGACCTTCCCGACCCTGGACTGCTCCCAGTGCATCATGACCCCCAAGATGGTCGATGTCGCCAATCACCCCAACATCACGCTTCACACCTACAGCGAGATCGAGGCGGTTGACGGCTACATCGGCAACTTCCAGATCACGGTCCGCAAGAAGGCCAGAAGCGTCATCGAGGAAAAGTGCACCGGCTGCGGCGTCTGCTCCGCCAAGTGCCCCCAGAAGAAGATCCCCAACACCTTCGACAAGAACCTCGGCACCCGCCCTGCCATCTACGTCCCGTTCCCCCAGGCGGTCCCCAACACCCCGGTCATCGACCGGGCAAACTGCACCTGGTTCAAGACGGGGAAATGCGGGGTCTGCCAGAAGGTCTGCGGCCCCGGCGCCATCAACTACGAACAAGAGGACCAACTGATCGTCGAGCCCGTTGGTGCCATCGTGGTCGCCACCGGCTTCGAGCTCTACTCCATTACCGAGAAGCCCAAGGGCTCCCCCATCAAGGGATACGGCGAATTCGGCCACGGCACCATCCCCGATGTCATCGACGGCCTCACCTTCGAGCGGCTGGCCTCGGCCTCCGGCCCCACCGGGGGAAAAATCCTGCGCCCCTCCGATGGCAAAGAGCCCAAGCAGGTGGTCTTTGTCCAGTGCGTCGGAAGCCGGGCCCGGGAGAAGGGAATCTCCTACTGCTCCAAGATCTGCTGCATGTACACCGCCAAGCACACCATGCTCTACAAGCACAAGATCCACGACGGCCAGGCCTACGTCTTCTTCATGGACGCCCGGACCCCGGGGAAGAGCTACGACGAGTTCTGGCGCCGGGCGGTAGAGGAAGAGGAGGCGGTCTACATCCGGGGAATGGTCTCCCGGCTCTATCAGAAGGGTGACAAGGTGGTGGTCATGGGGAGCGACATCTCCGTGGGGGTCCAGGTGGAGATCGAGGCGGACCTCGTGGTTCTGGCCACTGCGGTGCAGCCCCGGGCCGGCGCCGACACCCTGGCCCAGAAGCTCGGCATCTCCTACGACAGCTATCACTTCTACTCCGAGGCCCACGCCAAGCTGAAGCCCGTTGAGTGCGCCACCGCCGGCATCTACCTGGCCGGCGCCTGCCAGGGGCCGAAAGACATCCCCGACACCGTGAGCCAGGCGAGCGCCGCTGCGGCCAAGGTGATGACCCTCTTTGCCAAGGATGAGCTGGAGCGGGAGCCGATCGTCGCCAAGGTGAACGAGAAGAACTGCGTGGCCTGCCTCTACTGCAAGAAGGTCTGCCCCTACGGCGCCGTGGAGGAGAAGGAGATCCGGGACCGCCAGGGGAACCTGATTCGCGTCGTGGCCTACGTGAACCCCGGGGTCTGCGGCGGCTGCGGCACCTGCCAGGCGAGCTGCCCGTCCAAATCGGTGGAATTGGATGGCTACACCGACGAACAGATCATGGCCATGATCGAGGCGCTGTAG